The DNA region CGCCGACGCGACGATCGATCTTGCCCGGTCATTCGTCTCCAGGCATCCCGAAATTCTCCATGAGGCGAGAGAGCAGACCGGCGATAGCAGCTCGTACCCTCGTCGCCGCAACACGGACAGCGAATTGGATTCCACCAAGACTCTTGCTGAACAATTCAATCACCTGCGCATCGTCGACAACAAGGACTATCCCGCATTCTTCAAGCACAAGGGCCAGGAATTTATTCTGAAAATCTCCAGACGACCCTCCAGCGGAGGAAGGAATTCATGACAGTCATGATCAACGGCCGCGCCATCGGCCCCGACCATCCGCCCTATATCATCGCCGAGCTTTCAGCCAACCACAACGGTTCGCTGGAACGGGCGCTTCAGACCATTGAAGCCGCGCATCGGTGCGGTGCGGACGCCGTCAAGCTCCAGACGTACACCGCGGACACCCTCACCATCGACTGCGACGCTCCGGATTTCCTCATCAAGGGAGGGCTGTGGGACGGTTTCAAGCTGTATGACCTCTATAAATGGGCCGAAACTCCGTATGAATGGCATCAGGCGATGTTCGATCACGCCAGGAATCTCGGCATAACCATTTTCTCGACACCATTTGACGAAACCGCAGTGGACCTTCTGGAAGACTTGGGCACCCCGGCGTACAAGATCGCATCCTTCGAAATCGTTGATCTGCCGCTCATCCGCTATGCCGCCAGCACAGGCAAACCCATGATCATGTCGACCGGAATGGCCAGCGAGGAAGAAATCGACGAGGCCGTCGCCGCCGCGCACGAAGCCGGATGCAAGGACCTGATCCTGCTGCACTGCATCAGCAGCTACCCTGCCCCGATCGAGCAGGCGAACCTGCGACAGATTCCCGAACTTGCGCGAAGGTTCGGCGTAATAAGTGGCCTTTCCGACCATACGATGGGGACAACTGCCGCGGTAACGGCCGTAGCCCTCGGAGCATGCGTCATTGAAAAGCATTTTACCCTAAGCAGACAAGACAAAGGGCCTGACTGCGAATTTTCCCTCGAACCACATGAGATGGAACGGCTTTGCGTCGAAGCAAAAGACGCATGGAGAGCTTTGGGCAAGGCGGGATACACGCGGGAGGAGGCGGAAGAAAAATCGAAAATCTTTCGACGCTCTGTTTACTTTGTCCGCGATCTCAAGAAAGGGGCAAAAATTACACGGGATGATATTCGGAGAATTCGTCCGGGGATGGGGCTTGCCCCTAAATATTATGAGTCAATAATTGGAAAAAAAACAAAACTGTCAGTACTAAAAGGAACAGCAACTTCGAAAGACAACATATTGTTTAATAATGAAAATCAATAAATCCTTAATAAAATTATACAAAAATGATCTGCTAAACTAAAATTATTAATAAAATATGAAAATGAAAAATTACAAAATAGCTTTTGTAGAAAACAGATATAAAACATTTTTTTGGGAATCTATTAGCAAATATTTTGAAGAAAAAGGGCATGAAACAACATGGATAATACAAAATTTAAAATTCATACCATCTTGCAAAAATATCTGCACAATCCCTTATCCACAAAAAAGCAACCTGTCTAAAATACAAAATTATGATTTTTCAGACATCTTTAATGCCGATAGAAGCATAAATTACTTTAAAGGAACAACTCATCATTACGAATATTACTATGAAAAAATAAAAAAATGGATGGTCAGAGAAGACCCAGACGTAGTAATCGGAGAAAGCACTCTATTTCACGAATTATTAACTATAAAAATATGCAAAAAATTTGGCATACTGTATATAAATCCAAGCATGGTTGGCTATCCACATGGAAGATTTAGCGCTTACAAGTACAATACAAAAGAACCTATCGGACACAATGACCAAATTCCAAGCGACAATGAGTGTTTACAAATAGCGAATGATATAAAAAATAGAATAAAAAAACCAGACTATATGTACAAAACTAAAGGAAAAGAATCAAATAGAAATTTTCCAACTCCAAATTCAATTGAAAACAAATATGATATATTAAGATCTTATGCTCATGGTGAAAAATATAACACACCATCACCTATAATAAAAACTTTATTGGAAATTAATAGGAAATATTCTTCATATAAATGGCAAAAAAAATCTATAAAAAATATAGATAATATACGTAATTATAAATTATTATACCCATTACAAATGCAACCAGAAGCAAATTTAGATGTTTGGGGAATAAAATATAGAAATCAAGAGAAATTATTAATAGAAATGGCAGAATTATTAAATGATAAATGGACTATTTTGGTTAAATCTAATCCTAAATTTAAATATGAAATGAATGCAAAAAAAATAGCATCGATCATAAAAAACAAAAAAATAAAATTATTACCATTAGAGACTGAAATGTCAGACATTTTTAATAAAATTGATTTATTTTGTACAGTAACAGGGACAATAGCAATTGAATGTTCACTTTCAGGAAAACCAATAGTACAACTCGGAAAAAGCATCCTTGATAACAATAAAAATATATTTAACATTAAAAAATTAGAAGAAATTATAAGTATTACGAAGACCATAGAAAATAATAATTACTTACCTCATGACGATACAGAAAGAATAAATATAATCAAAAAACTATTCAAAACAACATTTGAAGGAAAAATTTCTGATCCTTCGAACATGCCAGATGTAATGGATAAATCAAATATCACACTAACATCTAATAATATTTTAAAAATTATCAACCAAAGCTTATAATATTAAATAGAAAATGTATCATTATTTTAAAAAATTAAAGACTATAATTAGAAGAGCGGAAAATAAATCTGCTAAAATGTGATAATTTGTGAGATTTTTCCATTCGACTTTGATACCCCTCAATTTGATTTGGTGACTGCCTTTTAAGTGTATTCCATCTCCTTCTTTGCCAAGATCAAAGGAGTCTCAAGGAAACGACATCCTCAAATTTGAAAGAGTGTGAATTTTGGTTTACCCACAAGGACCAGAACATCTACAAAGTCCTACTCAAAATCATCAGGACAAACCCGCTGTTCTAGTCATGACCCAAATTTATTATTAAAATATAAGATAAAAATGGTTCTTCGACGTTTGATGTGGATTTCATGAAGTCACCAAGACCTGAATCGGAGCCGCGATCAGGTAGACCATAGTGATGAAGTTCTCCACATTTCGGTATCCTCGGGCTCTGGCTCTCGCCGCCTGGAAAAGGCCATTGTAGCCTTCAAGCCTCGCATTGGTGTGCAAGGAGTGCCAACGATGAAGTATTCGCGGCAAGTGCCTCTCGAAGCTTGCAAGTGCGCTCCGCACAGGCTCCAGGAGCGGGCAGTCGGCAGCATACTCCGCCGCATGCTTGAGAAAATGAGTGATGCGCCACTTGGCGGCCTGCTTTGATTCGGCCCGCCGCACCCAGCGCAGAAGTTCTTTGACACGGTAGGCCTTGGCGGTAGCGAAACCCTGCTCGACGAGTTCCAGGAGAGCATTCTCTTGGTGTTGCGTGCGTTCTTTTTCAGCGCCCTTGAGCACGGCCCAACGGGTGTGGTCCGGCAGCTTTGTCTGCCTAGCTTCTAGCTTTCTGACGTCATCGACGGCCTTGGTGAAGAGCTGGACTACATGGAACCAGTCGACTGTCACCGAGGCGAACTTGAACTCCTGTTCGACTGCGGAAAGGAACGCCGGCGACATGTCGCAGACAACTTCGACGATATTCTCGGGACAACCCTCATGGGCTTCGATGAACGTGCAGAACTTCGTCAGGCAATCCTTGCCCTTGCCGGGAGTCGCAAAGATCATGGGCTTGTCGGATCGGTTCAGGTCGATGAAGACGGTAATATAGTTGTGGCCTCGTTTGGAGGCGGTCTCGTCCAGCCCGATTGCCCTGAGGCTCTTCAGGTCCAGTGCGGCGATGGCTTTGGACACATAGTGGCGGACGATGCGCCACAAGCGCTTGTCCGTGACCTCAACGTGGCGGGCTACGGCATTGACCGGCATCTCTCGAACGAGGCTCATGACAAACTGCTCGAAAAGCAGGGTAAAACGGCTGCCTTCCCTGGACCATGGGGCTTCGACACGTCGGATTCAATGCTCGGGGCAATTGATCCTCGGCAGTCGGGCTGTGAGGTAGCAGTGATGCTGGAAGAAGTTGAGATGCCGCCATGTGAATTCCTTGAAGTCATGAGCCTCGCACGCGGCTCCGCACTCGGGGCACGGGTACAGCGCTCCGCGATCAGCACCGATCTCCAGGTGGAGCTTTGAAGGCGTGTGGTCGGTATCAAGACGTTGACTCATAACTTTCCAGGGCGGCGTGAGGCCGAGGCCCAAGGCAAAAATTTCTTCAGCTTGCATGGCAGTCCTCCTGA from Desulfomicrobium apsheronum includes:
- the pseI gene encoding pseudaminic acid synthase, whose amino-acid sequence is MTVMINGRAIGPDHPPYIIAELSANHNGSLERALQTIEAAHRCGADAVKLQTYTADTLTIDCDAPDFLIKGGLWDGFKLYDLYKWAETPYEWHQAMFDHARNLGITIFSTPFDETAVDLLEDLGTPAYKIASFEIVDLPLIRYAASTGKPMIMSTGMASEEEIDEAVAAAHEAGCKDLILLHCISSYPAPIEQANLRQIPELARRFGVISGLSDHTMGTTAAVTAVALGACVIEKHFTLSRQDKGPDCEFSLEPHEMERLCVEAKDAWRALGKAGYTREEAEEKSKIFRRSVYFVRDLKKGAKITRDDIRRIRPGMGLAPKYYESIIGKKTKLSVLKGTATSKDNILFNNENQ